The genomic interval AGTGACAATACCACTTCTTTATGGAACCAGGCCCTGGCCGGCGGCGGACAGCGCATCAATGAACTGATGGAACAATACGGTTTGTCCGTCACCAGGGTAAATTCACGTACAGCGGGGCGCGAAGAACTCAGGAACATCTACGGCTGGGGCATGACCACCCCACATGAGATGGCTGAGCTGGTGGTGAAGATCCGCCAGGGAGACATCATCAGCAAGGCTGCATCTGAGCGCATGTACCGGCTGATGACACACGGATATTACGACGAAACAGGTCTTTCGCAGATTCCGCCTTACGTACAGGCTGCCCATAAAACAGGTTCTGTGGACGCTTCAAGGTCTGAAGTCATACTGGTAAATGCACCGCATGGGGACTATGTGTTCTACGTAGGCACAAAGAACAATAAAGACCAGCGCTGGACAGACGAGAACGAAGCAGAAAACCTGATCAGGAAGATATCAAAGTATTTATGGGATTATTTTGAGCCGGCAGGACGCAGAAAGAGGGCCTAGGCCGATTTGGCCTTAAAACGCCTCATTGAGTCCCAGAAAGAACCCTCTGGCCCCATATTTACCCCAGGCATAATCCAGGCAAAGATTGGTACGCGTATGCTTGTTAAACAGTATGCGCAATCCCGCTCCTCCCCCTGGCCGGAATGTCTGGAACAATCTGGTACCTATTTCATCGCTGGCGGTCTGTAAATGGAAGAAAGCGACACCACTGATAAAATTATTCCGCAATATCGGGAACCGGTATTCCACTTCCGAATAGTTGTAGTTCTCGCCCTTGAAATAACCAACCACATATCCCCTTCCACTGCGGGAACCGGGATCTTTAGCTGTACCCGGCAGTTCAAAGTAAGGTATGGCGCCGCTCATCAGGTAAGAGCCCCAGTTCCAGAACGCTATTACGTGCGCCGGGTTCCGGGCAGAAAGACTGAAATACTTCCTGAAATCCGTCGTAAACTGCAATCCGCTCCGTGTACTTCCCAGCCAGGTCTGATTAGCGCGGAAACCAGCGTCTATATACATTCCCTTGTAGGCACGGTTCTGATTATCGCGGGTCGTGTACTGGACATTAAACAGTAACCCGTTGGCCATATAGTGATCTCTCGGAAATCCATGCCGGTCGCTGTAAATATTGAAAGGTGTGAGGTCGGTGGTCGTATCACGGTTCTTGAGCGCCCGTCTGATATCGAACGACACGCCCAGTCCCACGAAAAGGTTCTTACTGACCTCCTTATATACCTTTTCCCTGAAGTTGTAAAATTGCCCCTTCACCGCACGCGGCTTGCGTGCTGCATTGGCGAGCATGATATCTGCTTCGCTTTTCCCTCCTTCATTGGCTATACCCAGCCCAAAATCGGGCGTCACTGTTTTGGCGGCCACCAGGCTCCCCTGCAGGTTCCACTTGTTCCCGGGAGTATACACATTGTGAGAGATGTAGAAATAAATAATTCCTTTGGTAGTAATAGAGGCAGATGTTGCCGCTACTGAAAGCAGGGTGTTGGGATCGCCACCTAGTTTTCTCCCCGCAACGGCCTTGATCCCGATCTGTGAACCAATACTGGGATTAGAGGCCACATTAGGGATGATAATGATCCCCGAACGTGTTTTCGGCGGTCCGGGCTGTCGCTTCGGATGCAGGATATATGTGGCCAGGTCTCCAAGATCAAATTGCCTTAACAGGTTTTCCTCCGCTTGTCTTTGAGCCGGCGGCGGTAAGGAATCCCGCTTTAATGTGTCTGCAGGCGGTTGCACCTGGCTATAAACAGTCCCATGAATAATAACAAAGGATGTTAATAGTATGATTCGCCATAGCATATGTATGCGTTCACTTATCCGGATATGGTTTCCTCTACGGTTTAGCAAAGCTTGAGTTGTTTTGTCTACAGGTAGGATCAAAACAAATTTCAAACCAAGTATGCGAATGCTTCTGTTCGGTTAATACACCATTTCCATATCATACCTCCTTTCCACCAGTTCCTTATCAAACGCATCTGACCTCTTCTCTTCCGTCAATCTGAAGCCATACCTTGTATACAAAGCAATCGCCTCCTCCTGTTCATTGGTCGTCCACAGATATGCTTTGGTAATTCCAATCTCTTTCATATAACTGATAAATTCATTCATCAGTTTCTTCCCCAATCCTATTCCCCTGTATTCCGGTAAGAAAATGAAATAACGCAACTGCACACTATCTACCCTGTTCAATCCCATCAGGAAACCGATGATCTTAGCTTCATGCTCACAGATCCATATCCTGTCCTTTGCAGGATCATACCGGTGGGCGAATTCGCCCAAACCATCCAGTACATACCCTTCGAAATTAAGTCCATACCCGCGTTCCTTTGCATACAATAATCCATGCAGATACGCAACATAGCCAAGATCTCCCGGCAACAGCTCGTTACGCAGGCTGATATCATTTAAACTCATCGTAGTTGTCATAGCATTCCCTGTTATTTGTGTTGTAATATCTCCTGTATTGCTTTCATATGATCTACCAGTTCCTGCTGCCTGCCGGCGGACAGGTTGCTGATCAGCCCATCTATCTGTTCATCTGACGCCTTGTTAAGGGTTTTGAATACTTTCAGGCCTTTTTCCGTCAGGGAGATCAACGATGCTCTAGCATCTTCCTCAGATGGCATTTTCCATATCAGTTCTTCTTTTTCCAGTTTCTTCAGAATACGGCTTAAATAACTCTTATCAATATGCATAGCTGTCATGATCTGGGATGCCTGCACACTTTTACCTGTATATATTTCATACATGGTACGTACTTCCGACAGCGAGTAAGCACTGTTCAGCAGATGTGCGTCCAGCAGGCCGATAATATCTGTATAGAAACGGTTGAACGCACGGATCTCCCGGACCGCAGTTTTAGTGTCCTTCATATTTAATGCTTGTAAGTTATCAGTGAATTCAATGCGAATATAGCATATTTAGTGGACAAAGTCCACCATTTAGCATTAAAATAAATTTATGGGAAGAAGATCGGGGACCTTAACTGGGCAGACGCGTATTTCATGAAAAGTGGCAATCCGTAACTGTTTTACCGCGATATTAGCAATTACCGAATGAATGCCATGCCTCGCTCAGGTGAATGTGCATTGTACCTCGGTAACTATTACAGCAATAGCCTGTTACTCAGCATTCAGAATAATCCGCAGAGAACGTACCATTCACTGCATACAATTTGTCAATCCTGATCTCTGTCTGATCTTCCAGCTTTAACCACTGATGACCATCCCGCTCAAATATGCTCTCAATAAGACCGTTGGCACGGGTCACTCCATTGTCATCATAAAGAATTGCCGCCTTTTCTTTCTTCTCGAAAAGGTCTTTCACTATAGGGTAAAAAGTACCGCCGGTAGGAATTGTTTCTCTCGTGTCCATGGTAAATTGTTTTACATACCAAAGTTACAGGTTACTCTCTTCATTTACAACGATCCATAAAAAGCAGCGGTGGCGTATCAAGTCACATGCTTTTACCTATAATGAGAAAAGCCGCTTATACAGCGGCTTTCACACATATTCAATTGTTTATGTTATCAGGGGTATAAAGCCGCTGCTGCCTGTTTGTCTTTTGTAGAAAGCGTTGTTGCGCCGCTGCCACACTGTCCTCCGTTCATCAGAGAGGAAGCATCAGTGCCTCCTACACCAGGAACAGGTGTAGCGCTGGACTCGCCGATGGCAGACCAGTTGGTATGCCGGAAAGACACGTTGTGTCCCATTTCATGGCAGATAGTACGTGCACGCTGTGCAAAACTGTTGCCTGCTATCTGCGCCTTGTTGATCCTGATGGTGCTACCTGCCCTGCCGCCGGAAGGGAAAGTACCCTGTCCGCATACACCAGACCCCAGGTTACTGTCTACAATCAGTACATCGTAACTACCGGAAGTAACCACCGTCCAGTTAATAGAGCAATTAGCTACTCCATTCCACTGTGAAACAGCAGAGTTAATTTCCGACAACATGGAAATCATGGAAGCGTCTACCATCAGGCGGATGTTTGTTACATTGGATGCCGATACCAGGCTTCCGGTATAGTACTGCTCTGCTCGTACTTTTCCGGCAGGTACTTCCATATTTTTAGGGAAGATAATGTCTTCTTCAACAATAAATTCATTTGCGTTTTCAACAATCCTGTCTGATGGGAATCCCAGGTCATGGATGTAGGCCAGTACTTTTTTGGCGTTGTCATATTCTGTTTGCGGATCGCCTGGTCCTTCGGCCGATTTCTTACAGGCTGCAAAACAAATGATCAACAGCAATAGGGGGAATAGCATGTTCTTCATG from Chitinophaga filiformis carries:
- a CDS encoding serine hydrolase; translation: MYRFFILCMLLPTLAFSQQDRKLEKGLRELIGDFKGDVGVYVRNLKTGRYAGINEDTIFPTASIVKIPILVGVFDKIDKGELKYHQPLIYRDSIKYGGSGLMQFFKDSTETELSVLLALMMSYSDNTTSLWNQALAGGGQRINELMEQYGLSVTRVNSRTAGREELRNIYGWGMTTPHEMAELVVKIRQGDIISKAASERMYRLMTHGYYDETGLSQIPPYVQAAHKTGSVDASRSEVILVNAPHGDYVFYVGTKNNKDQRWTDENEAENLIRKISKYLWDYFEPAGRRKRA
- a CDS encoding BamA/TamA family outer membrane protein; this encodes MLWRIILLTSFVIIHGTVYSQVQPPADTLKRDSLPPPAQRQAEENLLRQFDLGDLATYILHPKRQPGPPKTRSGIIIIPNVASNPSIGSQIGIKAVAGRKLGGDPNTLLSVAATSASITTKGIIYFYISHNVYTPGNKWNLQGSLVAAKTVTPDFGLGIANEGGKSEADIMLANAARKPRAVKGQFYNFREKVYKEVSKNLFVGLGVSFDIRRALKNRDTTTDLTPFNIYSDRHGFPRDHYMANGLLFNVQYTTRDNQNRAYKGMYIDAGFRANQTWLGSTRSGLQFTTDFRKYFSLSARNPAHVIAFWNWGSYLMSGAIPYFELPGTAKDPGSRSGRGYVVGYFKGENYNYSEVEYRFPILRNNFISGVAFFHLQTASDEIGTRLFQTFRPGGGAGLRILFNKHTRTNLCLDYAWGKYGARGFFLGLNEAF
- a CDS encoding GNAT family N-acetyltransferase encodes the protein MTTTMSLNDISLRNELLPGDLGYVAYLHGLLYAKERGYGLNFEGYVLDGLGEFAHRYDPAKDRIWICEHEAKIIGFLMGLNRVDSVQLRYFIFLPEYRGIGLGKKLMNEFISYMKEIGITKAYLWTTNEQEEAIALYTRYGFRLTEEKRSDAFDKELVERRYDMEMVY
- a CDS encoding MarR family winged helix-turn-helix transcriptional regulator translates to MKDTKTAVREIRAFNRFYTDIIGLLDAHLLNSAYSLSEVRTMYEIYTGKSVQASQIMTAMHIDKSYLSRILKKLEKEELIWKMPSEEDARASLISLTEKGLKVFKTLNKASDEQIDGLISNLSAGRQQELVDHMKAIQEILQHK
- a CDS encoding M57 family metalloprotease, which gives rise to MKNMLFPLLLLIICFAACKKSAEGPGDPQTEYDNAKKVLAYIHDLGFPSDRIVENANEFIVEEDIIFPKNMEVPAGKVRAEQYYTGSLVSASNVTNIRLMVDASMISMLSEINSAVSQWNGVANCSINWTVVTSGSYDVLIVDSNLGSGVCGQGTFPSGGRAGSTIRINKAQIAGNSFAQRARTICHEMGHNVSFRHTNWSAIGESSATPVPGVGGTDASSLMNGGQCGSGATTLSTKDKQAAAALYP